From one Perca flavescens isolate YP-PL-M2 chromosome 4, PFLA_1.0, whole genome shotgun sequence genomic stretch:
- the LOC114554081 gene encoding poly(rC)-binding protein 2-like isoform X2, protein MENQIHLGDQIPQFCTDAQVAVMDSGVIEGGLNVTLTIRLLMHGKEVGSIIGKKGESVKKMREESGARINISEGNCPERIITLAGPTTAIFKAFSMIIEKLEEDISSSMTNSTATSKPPVTLRIVVPASQCGSLIGKGGCKIKEIRESTGAQVQVAGDMLPNSTERAITIAGTPQSIIECVKQICVVMLESPPKGVTIPYRPKPSGSPVIFAGGQAYAVQGQHAIPQPDLTKLHQLAMQQSPFPIAPSNQGFTGIDASAQTSSHEMTIPNDLIGCIIGRQGAKINEIRQMSGAQIKIANPVDGSTDRQVTITGSPASISLAEYLINARLSSEATGLAAN, encoded by the exons ATGGAAAACCAG ATCCATCTCGGTGACCAAATACCCCAGTTCTGTACGGACGCCCAGGTTGCAGTTATGGACTCCGGTGTGATTGAAGGAGGGCTCAATGTCACCCTTACCATTAGGTTGCTAATGCATGGCAAG GAAGTCGGAAGTATTATTGGAAAG AAAGGTGAATCTGTGAAGAAGATGAGAGAAgag AGTGGGGCTCGCATCAACATCTCTGAGGGCAATTGTCCTGAGAGGATCATTACTTTGGCAGGCCCAACCACCGCCATCTTTAAAGCATTCTCCATGATCATTGAAAAGCTGGAAGAG GACATAAGCAGCTCAATGACAAACAGCACAGCTACCAGCAAGCCCCCGGTGACCCTACGCATTGTGGTGCCTGCCAGCCAGTGTGGCTCCCTCATCGGGAAGGGTGGCTGCAAGATCAAGGAAATTCGAGAG tCAACTGGCGCTCAGGTACAAGTGGCAGGAGACATGCTCCCCAACTCCACAGAGCGAGCCATCACCATCGCTGGTACTCCCCAGTCGATAATTGAGTGTGTGAAGCAGATCTGTGTGGTCATGCTTGAG TCTCCCCCTAAGGGGGTCACTATCCCCTACCGACCCAAGCCTTCAGGATCCCCCGTCATCTTTGCAGGTGGACAG gCGTATGCCGTACAAGGACAGCACGCGATTCCACAGCCAGAT CTCACCAAGCTTCACCAGCTGGCTATGCAGCAGAGCCCCTTCCCCATCGCACCAAGCAACCAGGGATTCACTG GGATAGATGCTTCTGCTCAAACCAGTTCCCATGAGATGACCATTCCAAATGAT CTTATTGGGTGCATCATCGGCCGCCAGGGAGCCAAGATCAATGAGATCAGGCAAATGTCGGGCGCCCAGATCAAGATTGCGAATCCAGTAGATGGATCGACTGACCGCCAGGTCACCATCACAGGCTCACCCGCCAGCATCAGTCTGGCAGAGTACCTCATCAACGCCAG gcTTTCCTCTGAGGCCACAGGACTGGCAGCCAACTGA
- the LOC114554081 gene encoding poly(rC)-binding protein 2-like isoform X1: MENQIHLGDQIPQFCTDAQVAVMDSGVIEGGLNVTLTIRLLMHGKEVGSIIGKKGESVKKMREESGARINISEGNCPERIITLAGPTTAIFKAFSMIIEKLEEDISSSMTNSTATSKPPVTLRIVVPASQCGSLIGKGGCKIKEIRESTGAQVQVAGDMLPNSTERAITIAGTPQSIIECVKQICVVMLESPPKGVTIPYRPKPSGSPVIFAGGQAYAVQGQHAIPQPDSSSAAISPQLTKLHQLAMQQSPFPIAPSNQGFTGIDASAQTSSHEMTIPNDLIGCIIGRQGAKINEIRQMSGAQIKIANPVDGSTDRQVTITGSPASISLAEYLINARLSSEATGLAAN; the protein is encoded by the exons ATGGAAAACCAG ATCCATCTCGGTGACCAAATACCCCAGTTCTGTACGGACGCCCAGGTTGCAGTTATGGACTCCGGTGTGATTGAAGGAGGGCTCAATGTCACCCTTACCATTAGGTTGCTAATGCATGGCAAG GAAGTCGGAAGTATTATTGGAAAG AAAGGTGAATCTGTGAAGAAGATGAGAGAAgag AGTGGGGCTCGCATCAACATCTCTGAGGGCAATTGTCCTGAGAGGATCATTACTTTGGCAGGCCCAACCACCGCCATCTTTAAAGCATTCTCCATGATCATTGAAAAGCTGGAAGAG GACATAAGCAGCTCAATGACAAACAGCACAGCTACCAGCAAGCCCCCGGTGACCCTACGCATTGTGGTGCCTGCCAGCCAGTGTGGCTCCCTCATCGGGAAGGGTGGCTGCAAGATCAAGGAAATTCGAGAG tCAACTGGCGCTCAGGTACAAGTGGCAGGAGACATGCTCCCCAACTCCACAGAGCGAGCCATCACCATCGCTGGTACTCCCCAGTCGATAATTGAGTGTGTGAAGCAGATCTGTGTGGTCATGCTTGAG TCTCCCCCTAAGGGGGTCACTATCCCCTACCGACCCAAGCCTTCAGGATCCCCCGTCATCTTTGCAGGTGGACAG gCGTATGCCGTACAAGGACAGCACGCGATTCCACAGCCAGAT tCTTCCTCTGCTGCTATCTCTCCACAGCTCACCAAGCTTCACCAGCTGGCTATGCAGCAGAGCCCCTTCCCCATCGCACCAAGCAACCAGGGATTCACTG GGATAGATGCTTCTGCTCAAACCAGTTCCCATGAGATGACCATTCCAAATGAT CTTATTGGGTGCATCATCGGCCGCCAGGGAGCCAAGATCAATGAGATCAGGCAAATGTCGGGCGCCCAGATCAAGATTGCGAATCCAGTAGATGGATCGACTGACCGCCAGGTCACCATCACAGGCTCACCCGCCAGCATCAGTCTGGCAGAGTACCTCATCAACGCCAG gcTTTCCTCTGAGGCCACAGGACTGGCAGCCAACTGA
- the LOC114554081 gene encoding poly(rC)-binding protein 2-like isoform X3 — translation MDSGVIEGGLNVTLTIRLLMHGKEVGSIIGKKGESVKKMREESGARINISEGNCPERIITLAGPTTAIFKAFSMIIEKLEEDISSSMTNSTATSKPPVTLRIVVPASQCGSLIGKGGCKIKEIRESTGAQVQVAGDMLPNSTERAITIAGTPQSIIECVKQICVVMLESPPKGVTIPYRPKPSGSPVIFAGGQAYAVQGQHAIPQPDSSSAAISPQLTKLHQLAMQQSPFPIAPSNQGFTGIDASAQTSSHEMTIPNDLIGCIIGRQGAKINEIRQMSGAQIKIANPVDGSTDRQVTITGSPASISLAEYLINARLSSEATGLAAN, via the exons ATGGACTCCGGTGTGATTGAAGGAGGGCTCAATGTCACCCTTACCATTAGGTTGCTAATGCATGGCAAG GAAGTCGGAAGTATTATTGGAAAG AAAGGTGAATCTGTGAAGAAGATGAGAGAAgag AGTGGGGCTCGCATCAACATCTCTGAGGGCAATTGTCCTGAGAGGATCATTACTTTGGCAGGCCCAACCACCGCCATCTTTAAAGCATTCTCCATGATCATTGAAAAGCTGGAAGAG GACATAAGCAGCTCAATGACAAACAGCACAGCTACCAGCAAGCCCCCGGTGACCCTACGCATTGTGGTGCCTGCCAGCCAGTGTGGCTCCCTCATCGGGAAGGGTGGCTGCAAGATCAAGGAAATTCGAGAG tCAACTGGCGCTCAGGTACAAGTGGCAGGAGACATGCTCCCCAACTCCACAGAGCGAGCCATCACCATCGCTGGTACTCCCCAGTCGATAATTGAGTGTGTGAAGCAGATCTGTGTGGTCATGCTTGAG TCTCCCCCTAAGGGGGTCACTATCCCCTACCGACCCAAGCCTTCAGGATCCCCCGTCATCTTTGCAGGTGGACAG gCGTATGCCGTACAAGGACAGCACGCGATTCCACAGCCAGAT tCTTCCTCTGCTGCTATCTCTCCACAGCTCACCAAGCTTCACCAGCTGGCTATGCAGCAGAGCCCCTTCCCCATCGCACCAAGCAACCAGGGATTCACTG GGATAGATGCTTCTGCTCAAACCAGTTCCCATGAGATGACCATTCCAAATGAT CTTATTGGGTGCATCATCGGCCGCCAGGGAGCCAAGATCAATGAGATCAGGCAAATGTCGGGCGCCCAGATCAAGATTGCGAATCCAGTAGATGGATCGACTGACCGCCAGGTCACCATCACAGGCTCACCCGCCAGCATCAGTCTGGCAGAGTACCTCATCAACGCCAG gcTTTCCTCTGAGGCCACAGGACTGGCAGCCAACTGA